Within Epilithonimonas zeae, the genomic segment ATTGACATTGAGGGCTTTCTATAAAAACTCTTTCAGGATGCCGACTTTCAACGATTTGTATTACACAGTTATCGGAAATTCTCTTTTGAAACCTGAGTTTACCAATCAATATGATGTTGGATTCACGTATCAGAAATTTTTTCAAAATCAAATTTTCCAATCGTTTTACATCAAGGTTGACTGTTATTTCAATAAGGTCAAAGATAAAATCATTGCAGCCCCCAACGGAAGTATGTTCCGCTGGACGATGCTGAATCTCGGCGAGGTGGAAATCATTGGAACTGATGTCAATTTTCAGGCAGATCTGAATCTTGGTCAGGTCAAATTAAAACCATTATTGACTTACACTTATCAAAGTTCCCGAGATTTTTCTGACAGAAATGAGTCTTATTTTGGAGACCAAATTCCTTACACACCTTGGCATTCCGGGACATTTACGCTGATGTCGGATTACAAAGACTGGTCTTTCAACTACAGTTTTATTTATGTTGGAGAGCGTTACGATGTTAATCAGGATAATATTGCTTATAACTATATCCAGCCTTGGTACACGCACGATTTATCGATTCAGAAAAAATTTAAAATGAATAATCATCAGTTCAAAGCCACTCTGGAAATGAACAATATTTTCAATCAGTTTTACGAAGTGGTTTTGAGTTATCCAATGCCGGGACGAAATTTTAAACTCATTCTAAGTTTTACATTATGAGAAAACTAAATCTTATTTTAAATCTTTTCGCACTGCTCTTCTTGATGTCGTGCAGAACGGATGATATCATTATTCGGCCAGAAGTAGTGAAAGGTCTTGCACCACCGGAAAATACGGCTATCAAAGGATTTTATCTTCTGAACGAAGGTAATATGGGAACCAACAAAGCGACTTTGGACTTCTTCGATTATACGACGGGAACCTACCACAGAAATATCTATTCGGAAATCAATCCGGATGTTGTTAAAGAACTCGGCGATGTCGGAAATGACATTAAAATCTACGGTAGCAAGATGTACGCGGTCATCAATGTATCCAATAAAATTGAGGTTCTGGATGCCAAAACGGCGAAAAGAATCAAAACGATTCAGTTGCAGAACTGCCGTTATATGACTTTCAAAGATGGGAAAGCTTACGCATCCAGTTACGCAGGTCCGGTTTCTCTTGACCCCAATGCACCGATTGGAAAAGTCGTTGAGATTGATACGCTTTCATTGTCCATCCAGAGAGAAGTTGTCGTTGGTTATCAACCCGAAGAGATGCAGATTGTTGGGAACAATCTTTACGTTGCTAATTCAGGAGGTTACCGATTTCCGAATTATGACAGAACAGTTTCAGTCGTTGACTTGAACACATTTACAGAAACTAAAAAAATCGATGTTGCGATTAATCTTCATCACATTGCAAAGGACGATGACGGCGATTTGTATGTAAGCTCCAGAGGCGATTACTACACAATTCCTTCGAGTTTATTTTTAATTGATTCTAAAACAGGAACGGTCAAAAAAGACTTTAAAATTGCGGTCAGCGAAATGACGATTGTGAATGGCAAGCTCTATTTCTACGGTAACGAGTTCAATTACAACACACATTCCTACACCAAATCTTTCGGAATCATCGATGTCAAAACTGAGCAAATCATTTCCAACAAAATCATCGACCAGGAATACGTGGACGCCATCAAAACGCCTTACGGAATCGCTGTCAATCCAATTACAGAAGATATTTATCTAACCGATGCGCGGAATTATGTCTCCACAGGATTTGTTTACTGTTTCGATAAAAACGGAAAATTCAAATGGAAAACAGAAGGCGGCAATATTCCCGCACACTTTGTTTTCCTCTATAAATAAATGGATATGGATAAGAATTATTTGGGCAGCTATTTCCGCCTTCCGTTCCCGCTATTTTCTTTTTTCTCAAAAAAGAAAATGAGCTCCACTCAAGTCGGGCTGCAATCGTATTACGTTCCAAAAAGCTGCTTTTCTTCGATGAGCGTTAGCGTCTTTGCGAACTTTAAAGAAGTTAATTGTTAAAAAAATCTTTGCGCACTTTGCGTTCAAAAAATTATAAATATGAAAAATAAATACTTAAAACTTACATTTCTCTTCTTCATTCTTGCGGGAATCATTGCCTGTAAAAACGATGACGAAGCCAATACTTTCAATCTCGCCGAATCTTATTCAGTTGACCGTTTCAAAGTATTGAACATTCCGACTAATATTTCAGGAACTTTTACTTGGAAAATTAATGATTCTCTTATATCGGATAATTCAAATTTGGATTTCATCAGTCCTTATGCGAAAACTTATCCTCTGACTTTGAAAATTGTTTCAAACGGAACAACGACAACATACACTTCAAAAATCATTGTCAACAAAGAATCGGTTTCTTACAGCAAGTACATTTCCAATGTTTTTGATTTTCGTCCTGCTGTTGGTCAATTTATGAATGAGATTCCGGAATATTCTGCTGGAAACACTACGGAACAAATGATCCAGAAGGCGAAACAATCTTTGGTTGGTTCCAATTCTTCGATGATTTCGCTGGGCGGATTTGGAGGTTATGTCACTTTTGGATTTGACCACACCATCCCAAATATGAATGGCAAAGATTTCAAGATTCTGGGCAATGCATTTTGGGGCGATTTGTCTGCGGAAGAACGTTCGGGCTCTTGCGAACCGGGAATCATTCTGGTAGCTTACGACAAAAATAAAAATGGAAAACCCGATGAAGACGAATGGTTCGAAATTGCAGGAAGCGAATATTTCAAAAATACAACCGTAAAGAATTATACCATCAATTACTTCAAACCCAACGAATCCAAACCGCCAGTTACCGGAAACGAATACTGGGAAAACGATGTGGAATACATCAAGTGGACAGATAATCTGGGGAATTCTGGTTACAAAACCAAAAATGTTTTCCACGTTCAGAGTTATTATCCATTATGGATTTCGGATGCTTCTTACAGTTTCACCGGAACTAAACTCGCCAACAATTATTATGACCAGAGCGGAAGCGGAACTTATTGGGTTGGCAAATCCTATGAATTCGGTTATGCGGACAATGCTCCGAATAATGATGAGGCTTCCAACATCGATATCTCTTGGGCAGTTGATAAAAACGGAAATTACGTCAAACTTCCCGGAATCGATTTCGTGAAAGTTTATACCGGAGTCAATCAGGAAGCGGGCTGGCTGGGAGAAGTTTCTACAGAAGTTGCTGGTGCTTACGATTTACATTTAAAATAAAATCAATTAAAGATTGGTTCTCGCAGATTTATCAGATTCTGCAAATTTAAAATCAAACATCTACCAAATCAAAATAATC encodes:
- a CDS encoding YncE family protein; this translates as MRKLNLILNLFALLFLMSCRTDDIIIRPEVVKGLAPPENTAIKGFYLLNEGNMGTNKATLDFFDYTTGTYHRNIYSEINPDVVKELGDVGNDIKIYGSKMYAVINVSNKIEVLDAKTAKRIKTIQLQNCRYMTFKDGKAYASSYAGPVSLDPNAPIGKVVEIDTLSLSIQREVVVGYQPEEMQIVGNNLYVANSGGYRFPNYDRTVSVVDLNTFTETKKIDVAINLHHIAKDDDGDLYVSSRGDYYTIPSSLFLIDSKTGTVKKDFKIAVSEMTIVNGKLYFYGNEFNYNTHSYTKSFGIIDVKTEQIISNKIIDQEYVDAIKTPYGIAVNPITEDIYLTDARNYVSTGFVYCFDKNGKFKWKTEGGNIPAHFVFLYK
- a CDS encoding cell surface protein, with translation MKNKYLKLTFLFFILAGIIACKNDDEANTFNLAESYSVDRFKVLNIPTNISGTFTWKINDSLISDNSNLDFISPYAKTYPLTLKIVSNGTTTTYTSKIIVNKESVSYSKYISNVFDFRPAVGQFMNEIPEYSAGNTTEQMIQKAKQSLVGSNSSMISLGGFGGYVTFGFDHTIPNMNGKDFKILGNAFWGDLSAEERSGSCEPGIILVAYDKNKNGKPDEDEWFEIAGSEYFKNTTVKNYTINYFKPNESKPPVTGNEYWENDVEYIKWTDNLGNSGYKTKNVFHVQSYYPLWISDASYSFTGTKLANNYYDQSGSGTYWVGKSYEFGYADNAPNNDEASNIDISWAVDKNGNYVKLPGIDFVKVYTGVNQEAGWLGEVSTEVAGAYDLHLK